The DNA region GGGGTGGATGATCCTAACCATTTCTTTGGCCTTGGTGCGGTGTGGTCTGATTTCGACAACGATGGCAAGCTCGACCTCTTTGTCGGGAACGACGGCGAGCCGAACTATCTCTATCACAATGACGGCAACGGGCATTTCAAGGAGATGGCTTACGACGCTGGAGTTGCCGTGAGTGAAGACGGAACGGAGCAGGCAAACATGGGGCTTGCGCTCGGAGACTATTTGAACGTTGGTCGAATGAGCCTCGTTGTGACCCACTTCAGCGACGAGTATGCGGCGATGTTTCGCAACGACGGTGGAATGACCTTTTCTGACGTCTCGCGCTCTGCCGGGATTTCGCGTGCGAGTTCACCATATGTCGGCTGGGGCGATGCGTTTTTAGACCTCGATAACTCAGGCTGGAAGGATCTTATTTTAGTGAACGGCCACGTCTATCCACAGGTAGACAGCGTGAAGATGGGGACGAGATACAGGGAGCCCAAGCTTGTCTTCAAGAACCAGCATGATGGCACGTTCAAAGACGTGAGCGAGGAGTCGGGCGAAGCAGTGCGCGAGTTGCAGGTGAGCAGGGGGCTGGCGGTTGGGGATCTCTTCAATAACGGCAAGCTTGATGTTGTGGTGGAGAACCTGACAGGCGGACCCATGGTTCTTGCAGCCAAGAGCGATCCGGCGAACCACTGGATCAGCTTCGATCTGGAAGGCAGCCCGAAGAACCGGCTGGCGCTGAATGCTCGTGTATGGGTGACGACAGGTAAGACGCGGCAGATGGACGAGGTCCGAAGCGGTGGAAGCTATTTGTCGCAAAACGATCTGCGTTTGCACTTCGGGCTGGGGCGCGCTGAACGCATCGACAAGGTCGAAGTACTATGGCCGAATGGGGAACAGCAGGTATTTGAAAACGTTGCGGGGGATCGCTTTTATCACTTGAAGCAGGGTGGCGTTCTCATTCCGTCTGAAGAACCGAAGCGAGCTGCCTCTAATGACAAATGAACTTTTATTTTGCGGCAATGGGTCTTTTTGACGGCTTGCTTGCGCGTGCTGTAGATTCGCGAACGATCAGCTCTGGATCGACTCGAATTAGTTCGGGTGTAATCTCGTCTGCCAGCTTCTTCAACAACATTCTCGCGGCCGTGCTTCCCATCTCGTGCAGAGGCTGGCGGATGGTCGTAAGGCTTGGGACTTGATATTGCGAAGACTGAATGTCGTCGAACCCAAGGACCGAAACGTCGTTGGGCACGCGTAGACCGGCCTCGTGCAGCGCGCGGATCGTTCCCATCGCCGATACGTCGTTGAAGCAAAGAACCGCGGTAAACTGCCGCCTGCTCTGGATGAGCTGACGAATGCCGGGATAGCTGATCTCGGGCGAATGGGAATCCTTTTCCAGGTGAATCGTCAGGTCATCGCTTACAACGAGGCCTAGTTCGCGGGCCACGTGCAAGGTCGCAGCCCAGCGGGTATCGGAGTCGGAACTGAACGGCTGCCCCTGCATGAATGCGATCTTTCTATGACCAAGTTCGTGGAGGTGCCGCAACGCGAGTTCAGCAGCCCGCTCGTGGTTCAGAATTACGTTGGTTACGCCGGCAAGTTCCGTATGTCCTGCAACCAGAACTGTGGGCAGTGGAAGATGAGAGCCTTCCGGCAGGTGCGTATCGATTGCCAGGATGCCGTCCACACCGCGCGACCGTAGGAGTTCGGGATAGGCCGCGACCAGCTCCTTCTTGTGTCGGTGGTGGACCGTGAAATAGAAAAATCCCTCTCGTATGAGCAGGTCACCGACGCCACTGAGCACTTGGGAGTGGTATCCCTCGCCAAGCTCCGGCAGCAGGACCCCAATGGTCTGCATGCGTTTCCCCTGGAGAGTGCGGGCGATCATGCTGGGCTGGTAGTTGAACTTTGCCGCTGCGGCCTTGACACGCTGACGGGTGACCTCGGGGATGGATCGACCGGGTGCGTCGTTGAGAACGAACGATACCGTCGATGGACTGAGCCCAAGATATTCGGCCAGCATTTTGAGGCTGGTGCGGTGTGCTGTATGTGTGGGAGACGTGGGAGATTTCGACATGACAATGGACGGCTTAGTTCTCGGGTAAAGAGATTGTCTCTGTAAGAGAGTATCAACAGGATACAGACGGTCGGTATAAGATCGGTTCGGCAGGGAAAATAAGAGGGAATCGGAGCTGGAGTCGATTTCGTATGGACAATGGACAAACGTTTGTCTACACTTATCCATCTGCAGGATACGCTAATTTACCGCGGCGTTCATGGCGGAGCTTCAGCCCTGTCATCCTCTGGCTACGCCTTTTCATAACTAACTGTTGCAGGAGCTGCCAATGACGTTCCGTCTTACATCACGAACTTTGATATCCCAACTCACTATAAGCGGTTTGTCCCTTGCACTGCTTGGTGGATCATGTGCTCCCGCACTGCCGGCACAGATGCAGTCCTCCGTGAGATCCGACCGCGCCGCGAAGACAGGCGATACGGAGATGTCTCGTTTTGTGAACGATCTGCTGAGCAGGATGACTTTTGAGGAGAAGATTGGCCAGATGAGCCAGATTGCGCTGAACGAGCCGCAGGAGGTCTCGCCCGACCAACTCATCCTCAAAGGGCAGGTAGGCTCTTTTCTCTTTATCACCGATGCTAATGAGATTAATCGCCTCCAACACATTGCCGTAGATCGCAGTAGACTCCATATTCCGCTTATCTTCGGATTCGACGTGATTCATGGCTTTCGCACGATCTATCCGGTTCCGCTAGCTCTCTCGGCATCATGGGATCCGACCATGGTCGAGCACGTTCAGAGCATGGCGGCGAAAGAGGCCAGCGCCGTCGGCGTCGATTGGACGTTCGCACCCATGGTCGATATCGCGCGCGATCCACGATGGGGTCGCATCATGGAGGGCGCTGGCGAAGATCCATATCTCGGGTCCAAGATGGCAGCGGCCCAGGTCCGCGGTTTTCAGGGCGATACGCTGGGCAGCCCGAACCATATTCTTGCCTGCGTAAAACACTTTGCGGGTTATGGGGCGGCTGAGGGCGGACGCGACTACGACTCGTCCGATATCTCCGATGAGCAACTTTGGAACGTCTACCTTCCGCCGTTTGAGGCCGCGGTACACGCGGGCGCCGGTTCGCTGATGCCTGCATACATGGACCTGAACGGTGTGCCTGCGGCGGGCAATAAATTTTTGCTTCAGGATGTGCTCCGCGACAAATGGAAGTTCGATGGTTTTGTGGTGAGCGATTGGGATGCAGTGTTTAACCTGACCACGCATGGCTTTGCTTCTGGTCCTGAGGATGCGGCTGCGCGTGCCGTGAATGCCGGTGTGGATATGGAGATGACCAGCCACGTCTATCGCGACAATCTGGCGAAGGCAGTCAAAGATGGGCTGGTAAAGCAATCGACCATCGATGAGTCGGTGCGCCGCATTCTTACAACGAAGTATCGACTCGGCCTCTTCAGCCATCCCTACAGCGATCCTTCGCAGGTGGCAGCGCAATTGGTCTCCCCTGAACAGCGTGATGCAGCCAGGAAAGCGGCGGAACGAACTGCCGTCCTGCTGCGGAACGAGGGTGGTTTGCTTCCACTCAGCAAGTCGCTTAAATCGATTGCCGTGATCGGTCCCCTGGCGGATTCGAAGCCCGATATCATGGGGTCGTGGAGCCTTGCCGGCCATCCCGCGGACGCGGTCACGGTGCTTGAAGGAATCCGCAAACGTTTTGGTGCAGATGCTACGGTATCGTGGGCAAAGGGCGTCGAGATTGCACGAGGTCAGCCGTCGATCTTCGATAGCCAGTTTCCCAGCCCGCAGCCTACGCTGACAACTGATGCGGCGCGGGATGCGGAGTTTGCTCACGCTATCGATCTCATCAAGCAGTCCCAGGTTGCAGTGCTCGTCCTCGGAGAGGCGCAGAACATGAGTGGCGAGGCCGCCTCACGCTCCACCCTTACGCTTCCCGGGCGGCAGGAACAGCTTCTGGAAGCTGCAGTTGCAACTGGAAAACCGATAGTACTGGTGCTGCTCAATGGACGGCCGCTCAATATCACATGGGCATCGCAGCATGTGCCTGCCATCCTCGATGCGTGGTATCCCGGCACCGAGGGTGGTAATGCAATTGCCGACCTGCTCTTCGGCGACGCCAATCCCGGAGGCAAGCTGCCTGTCAGCTGGCCGCGCAGTGTGGGGCAGGTGCCTATCTTCTACGCGCACAACAACACGCAGAATACCGATGCGCACGACACTCGTTACTGGGATGGCTCGAGCGCGCCGCTCTATCCTTTCGGCTATGGACTCAGCTACACCAGCTTTAAGCTGGATGACCTTAAGCTGGCATCTTCCACTGTCAAATCCGGCTCGTCGCTGATGGTATCGATCAATGTGCAGAATACGGGATCGGTTGCGGGGGATGAAGTGGTGCAGCTTTATACTCACCAGCGATCCGGGAGTTCTTCCAGGCCGGTCCGCGAACTCAAAGGCTTTCGGCGCATAACTCTCAAGCGCGGTGATAAGCAAACAATCACGCTGCAACTCGACACACGCGACCTGGGTTTCTGGAGCCCGCAGACGCATCACTGGTCGATTGAGCCCGGCACGTTCGATCTCTGGGTAGGAACGGACTCTACCGCTACCAATCATGCCACTTTCACAGTTCTGCCACAGTAAGGACGGATAACCCATGTTGACTCGCCGAATCTTGTGCGTCGCTGCTTTTCTCTTTTGCCTATTGCCTCTGTGCGCCTCTGCTCAGTTTGCCCACACGCAGCAGAAGCAGATTGTCGACGCGAATGGTAAGCCCTTCCTGATTCGAGGAACAAACCTCGGTAACTGGTTTATGCCCGAGGGCTACATGTGGAACTTCGATGGAGGGCCGCAATCGGCTGGAGAGATCGAAGCGCTGGTGCGCGAACTTCTCGGGCCTGACAAGGCAACTGACTTCTGGCATCAATACAGGGAAGACTACATTACACGCGAGGACATCCATCTTCTTCATGAGGCTGGCCTCAATACCGTCCGCATCCCGATTCACTACAAGTTTTTTGAGACAGATAACTCTGAAGGCTTCATGCTGCTCAACCGGGTCATCCAGTGGTGCCACGAGGAGGGGCTTTACGTCATTATCGACATGCATGCCGCTCCCGGAGGACAGACCGGCGCGAACATCGACGATAGCGATGGGTATCCCTGGCTATACGATAGCCCACGCGAGCAGGCCCATCTGGCCGCAGTCTGGCAGCGAATTGCACGTCACTATAAAGATAATCCCACCGTGCTTGGGTACGATCTGCTCAACGAGCCAATCCCTCACTACCCAAGCCTGGCACCGCTGAATGCTAAGCTCGAACCGGTTTACAGGATGCTTACAAAGGCTATTCGACCGATCGACTCTCACCACATCCTCTTCCTTGGCGGAGCGCAGTGGGATAGTAACTTCTCAGTCTTCCATCAGCCATTCGACAACAATACCGCTTACACCTT from Edaphobacter paludis includes:
- a CDS encoding CRTAC1 family protein — its product is MIQAQGKAVPKSASERVPQLVDITASTGIHFEHLSSPEQKYIVESMNGGVALLDYDGDGWLDIYFTNAPSVSMALAGQKARSALFHNNHDGTFTDVTEKARVGYPCWAMGVAVGDYNNDGKPDLIVSCFGGVVLYRNNGDGTFTDVTKAAGLDKDTGWATGVTFGDYDGDGNSDLFVPHYVDLDMHDLPKFGSSKTCEYHGVAVQCGPRGLKGSPDSLYHNNGDGTFTEVAKQAGVDDPNHFFGLGAVWSDFDNDGKLDLFVGNDGEPNYLYHNDGNGHFKEMAYDAGVAVSEDGTEQANMGLALGDYLNVGRMSLVVTHFSDEYAAMFRNDGGMTFSDVSRSAGISRASSPYVGWGDAFLDLDNSGWKDLILVNGHVYPQVDSVKMGTRYREPKLVFKNQHDGTFKDVSEESGEAVRELQVSRGLAVGDLFNNGKLDVVVENLTGGPMVLAAKSDPANHWISFDLEGSPKNRLALNARVWVTTGKTRQMDEVRSGGSYLSQNDLRLHFGLGRAERIDKVEVLWPNGEQQVFENVAGDRFYHLKQGGVLIPSEEPKRAASNDK
- a CDS encoding LacI family DNA-binding transcriptional regulator, which encodes MSKSPTSPTHTAHRTSLKMLAEYLGLSPSTVSFVLNDAPGRSIPEVTRQRVKAAAAKFNYQPSMIARTLQGKRMQTIGVLLPELGEGYHSQVLSGVGDLLIREGFFYFTVHHRHKKELVAAYPELLRSRGVDGILAIDTHLPEGSHLPLPTVLVAGHTELAGVTNVILNHERAAELALRHLHELGHRKIAFMQGQPFSSDSDTRWAATLHVARELGLVVSDDLTIHLEKDSHSPEISYPGIRQLIQSRRQFTAVLCFNDVSAMGTIRALHEAGLRVPNDVSVLGFDDIQSSQYQVPSLTTIRQPLHEMGSTAARMLLKKLADEITPELIRVDPELIVRESTARASKPSKRPIAAK
- the bglX gene encoding beta-glucosidase BglX, encoding MRSDRAAKTGDTEMSRFVNDLLSRMTFEEKIGQMSQIALNEPQEVSPDQLILKGQVGSFLFITDANEINRLQHIAVDRSRLHIPLIFGFDVIHGFRTIYPVPLALSASWDPTMVEHVQSMAAKEASAVGVDWTFAPMVDIARDPRWGRIMEGAGEDPYLGSKMAAAQVRGFQGDTLGSPNHILACVKHFAGYGAAEGGRDYDSSDISDEQLWNVYLPPFEAAVHAGAGSLMPAYMDLNGVPAAGNKFLLQDVLRDKWKFDGFVVSDWDAVFNLTTHGFASGPEDAAARAVNAGVDMEMTSHVYRDNLAKAVKDGLVKQSTIDESVRRILTTKYRLGLFSHPYSDPSQVAAQLVSPEQRDAARKAAERTAVLLRNEGGLLPLSKSLKSIAVIGPLADSKPDIMGSWSLAGHPADAVTVLEGIRKRFGADATVSWAKGVEIARGQPSIFDSQFPSPQPTLTTDAARDAEFAHAIDLIKQSQVAVLVLGEAQNMSGEAASRSTLTLPGRQEQLLEAAVATGKPIVLVLLNGRPLNITWASQHVPAILDAWYPGTEGGNAIADLLFGDANPGGKLPVSWPRSVGQVPIFYAHNNTQNTDAHDTRYWDGSSAPLYPFGYGLSYTSFKLDDLKLASSTVKSGSSLMVSINVQNTGSVAGDEVVQLYTHQRSGSSSRPVRELKGFRRITLKRGDKQTITLQLDTRDLGFWSPQTHHWSIEPGTFDLWVGTDSTATNHATFTVLPQ
- a CDS encoding cellulase family glycosylhydrolase — protein: MLTRRILCVAAFLFCLLPLCASAQFAHTQQKQIVDANGKPFLIRGTNLGNWFMPEGYMWNFDGGPQSAGEIEALVRELLGPDKATDFWHQYREDYITREDIHLLHEAGLNTVRIPIHYKFFETDNSEGFMLLNRVIQWCHEEGLYVIIDMHAAPGGQTGANIDDSDGYPWLYDSPREQAHLAAVWQRIARHYKDNPTVLGYDLLNEPIPHYPSLAPLNAKLEPVYRMLTKAIRPIDSHHILFLGGAQWDSNFSVFHQPFDNNTAYTFHKYWTKTDVSVIQQYLDFRDRYNVPIWMGESGENTDEWITQFVALLNKNDIGWTFWPYKKMSNTSAIVTITPPEGWDKIVAFAKLPSGTGHVEERLKARPDQDTINRAFAGLLENIKLKNCHVNPGYLKALGMKSVSVN